A single Lactuca sativa cultivar Salinas chromosome 8, Lsat_Salinas_v11, whole genome shotgun sequence DNA region contains:
- the LOC111894227 gene encoding ATP-dependent DNA helicase Q-like 3 isoform X1: protein MALKEKGVAAEYLSSTQTSQVRNKIHEELESGNPSMRLLYVTPELIATTGFMLKLTKLHSRGLLNLIAVDEAHCISTWGHDFRPSYRKLASLRKRLPDVPLLALTATAVPKVQVDVIESLNMENPLVLKSSFNRPNIYYEVRFKDLLTDPYDDLTDLIKSCGDVCGIVYCLERTMCDDLASHLSKNGISCAAYHAGLNNKLRTSVLDDWISAKTQVVVATVAFGMGIDRKDVRIVCHYNIPKSMVSFYQESGRAGRDQQPSRSILYYGIDDRKKMQFILNNADNKKSQNGSPKKSVDEFNSMVEYCETSGCRRKKILDSFGEQVSTSVCKKTCDACKDPNLVMKNLEELKTMCSLRNRIGSSQIFMNSSSKSFGEVEFSEYWSRDDEAIPSEDDDISDDDDDGIDDVEGLTQTPLSSKSRLIEKMELLQRAEEKYYQNKSPKKLDKNVISDTTRESCKQRLINALKQTQQRLDNFLIDPETSSTFLENECYKKYGKTGKSFYLSQVASTVRWLSTANTTDLTSRLATTGQSPTSKKSTEVEPSCISNHAMKMNKKDDDANVTSGHPSSPSTNTYNDIKLPPIPSFSEFVNKKTNIDSNPSPLKRNRFH from the exons ATGGCATTGAAGGAAAAAGGGGTAGCTGCTGAATATCTCTCATCAACTCAGACTTCACAAGTTAGGAATAAG ATTCATGAGGAGCTTGAATCTGGAAATCCATCAATGAGGTTACTCTATGTGACACCAGAATTGATTGCAACAACAGGATTTATGTTGAAGCTAACAAAACTTCATTCCAGAGGGTTGTTGAATCTGATAGCTGTAGATGAG GCACATTGCATTTCAACATGGGGCCATGATTTTAG GCCTAGCTACAGAAAGTTAGCTTCTTTGAGAAAACGCCTGCCAGATGTACCACTATTAGCATTGACAGCTACTGCTGTTCCCAA GGTTCAGGTGGATGTGATAGAGTCATTGAACATGGAAAATCCTCTAGTCCTTAAATCATCATTTAATCGACCAAATATATATTATGAAG TTCGATTTAAAGACCTTCTAACAGACCCTTATGATGATCTAACTGATCTAATTAAATCCTGTGGAGATGTTTGTGGGATTGTGTATTGCCTTGAACGTACAATGTGTGATGACTTGGCTTCTCATTTATCAAAAAATGGCATTTCTTGTGCTG CATACCATGCAGGGTTGAACAATAAATTACGGACTTCTGTTTTGGATGATTGGATTTCTGCCAAGACACAAGTCGTAGTGGCTACAGTGGCTTTTGGAATG GGAATTGATCGAAAGGATGTTAGGATTGTTTGTCATTACAATATTCCAAAGTCAATGGTGTCATTCTATCAAGAATCAGGTAGAGCTGGTCGTGATCAACAGCCTTCTAGAAGCATTTTGTACTATGGAATAGATGATCGCAAGAAAATG CAATTTATATTGAATAATGCGGATAACAAAAAGTCACAGAATGGGTCGCCAAAGAAGTCAGTTGATGAATTCAATTCA ATGGTTGAGTATTGTGAAACATCTGGTTGTCGTAGGAAAAAGATTCTTGATAGTTTCGGGGAACAG GTATCGACTTCAGTGTGTAAGAAAACATGTGATGCATGTAAAGATCCAAATTTAGTGATGAAGAACTTAGAGGAGCTTAAAACCATGTGTTCTCTTCGTAATAGAATCGGATCCTCACAGATATTTATGAATAG CTCCTCAAAGTCGTTTGGTGAAGTGGAATTCTCAGAATACTGGTCTCGTGATGACGAGGCAATTCCATCTGAAGATGATGATATctctgatgatgatgatg ATGGGATTGATGACGTTGAAGGCCTTACACAGACACCCTTATCATCAAAATCAAGACTTATTGAAAAAATGGAATTATTACAACGAGCAGAAGAGaaatattatcaaaataaaagtccAAAAAAACTCGACAAAAATGTCATAAGTGACACAACAAGGGAATCCTGCAAGCAAAGATTGATCAATGCATTAAAACAAACACAACAACGCCTCGACAACTTTCT GATAGACCCTGAAACATCTTCTACATTCTTGGAGAATGAATGCTACAAAAAATACGGGAAAACCGGGAAATCATTCTATTTATCACAGGTGGCAAGTACTGTGAGGTGGCTTTCAACAGCTAACACTACAGATTTGACTTCTAGGCTTGCCACCACCGGTCAAAGTCCAACTTCAAAAAAGTCAACGGAAGTAGAACCTTCCTGTATTTCAAATCATGCAATGAAGATGAACAAAAAAGATGATGATGCAAATGTTACATCAGGACACCCTTCAAGCCCTTCAACAAACACTTACAATGATATAAAGTTGCCACCAATCCCATCTTTCTCTGAATTTGTCAACAAAAAAACCAACATCGATAGCAATCCATCACCATTGAAAAGAAACAGATTTCACTAG
- the LOC111894240 gene encoding cation/calcium exchanger 4 — MDHRFRIPFNSRGSLHGVFSLVFLVFCFHQQTHKWNYKVINRVGLHSTPRNLGIKTPPDCTGLNQHEGYESVCEFLLANPQCKSDGFFNYMNFFYCSCQNHAFFGYIVLVLWLAALFYLLGNTAADYFCCSLEKLSNLLRLPPTVAGVTLLPLGNGAPDVFASIAAFVGTDNGDVGLNSILGGAIFVTCVVVGTISICVADQAVNIDKKCFIRDVSVFLFAVVSLAFILLIGEVSVGGAIAFVFIYIVYAALVAANEFLRLRDGILNIETISVPLLAVTQMDDYENKDLESINMSFTDSDDVPLLIESKVPHWMWGSNVSIYSEVLGHMEDNPKPLWGWKDEEHNNSPLSCSKLFSCLEFPLSLPRRLTIPIIEEGRWSKGYAVVSVTLAPSLLAFLWNNQYGNNRLATGLIYLACAVVGCFLGGVAFIFINTNHPPQKWVLPWVVGGFFMSIVWFYMIANELVSLLVAFGLIFGINPSILGLTLLAWGNSMGDLMSNVALAVNGGEGVQIAISGCYAGPMFNTLAGLGICMLIGSWSNRPESYKMGGDVGMFCNIGFLVVGLVWSLVVLPRNGMQPSKLLGIGLMGIYVVFLGTRLGMSIGDGSLDNTG, encoded by the coding sequence ATGGACCACCGCTTCCGGATACCCTTCAATTCCCGTGGTTCTTTGCATGGTGTTTTCAGCCTTGTATTTCTCGTATTTTGCTTTCACCAACAGACCCATAAATGGAACTACAAGGTTATCAACCGGGTCGGGTTGCACAGTACTCCACGAAACTTGGGTATCAAGACCCCACCTGATTGTACAGGACTAAATCAACATGAAGGCTATGAAAGTGTATGTGAGTTCTTATTAGCTAACCCTCAATGTAAATCCGATGGTTTTTTCAATTACATGAACTTCTTCTACTGTTCTTGTCAAAACCATGCTTTCTTTGGTTACATTGTACTCGTTTTATGGCTTGCTGCCTTGTTTTATCTTTTGGGCAACACAGCTGCCGATTACTTCTGTTGTTCTCTTGAAAAGTTGTCGAATTTATTGCGATTGCCACCAACTGTCGCAGGGGTCACCTTGCTTCCATTAGGAAACGGTGCCCCTGATGTATTTGCTAGCATCGCTGCTTTTGTGGGCACCGATAATGGCGATGTTGGGCTCAACAGTATTCTGGGTGGAGCCATTTTCGTGACGTGTGTTGTTGTCGGGACTATTTCTATCTGTGTGGCTGATCAGGCTGTGAATATCGATAAGAAATGCTTCATTAGAGATGTATCTGTGTTTCTTTTTGCCGTTGTTTCTCTTGCTTTCATCTTGCTTATCGGAGAGGTTAGTGTCGGTGGCGCAATCGCGTTTGTTTTTATTTACATTGTTTACGCCGCCTTAGTTGCCGCTAACGAGTTCTTGAGACTAAGAGATGGGATTTTGAACATTGAGACAATAAGTGTCCCGTTGTTGGCTGTTACTCAAATGGATGATTACGAAAATAAAGATCTTGAATCAATAAACATGTCTTTCACGGATTCCGATGATGTCCCACTCTTGATTGAATCAAAGGTTCCACACTGGATGTGGGGTTCAAACGTGTCAATTTACTCGGAGGTTCTTGGACATATGGAAGATAACCCAAAGCCTCTTTGGGGATGGAAGGATGAAGAACATAACAACTCACCACTTTCGTGTTCTAAACTATTTTCATGTCTAGAATTCCCGTTATCGTTGCCAAGACGGTTGACAATTCCAATAATCGAGGAAGGAAGATGGTCAAAAGGTTACGCTGTCGTCAGCGTAACCCTAGCCCCTTCCCTCCTCGCATTCCTATGGAACAACCAGTATGGTAACAACCGACTAGCTACTGGGCTAATCTACTTAGCTTGTGCAGTAGTCGGTTGTTTCCTTGGTGGGGTTGCGTTTATTTTCATAAACACAAACCACCCACCTCAAAAATGGGTCCTCCCATGGGTTGTTGGAGGGTTCTTTATGAGCATTGTTTGGTTCTACATGATAGCCAATGAGCTAGTTTCTTTATTGGTAGCATTTGGTCTAATATTCGGAATCAACCCATCAATCCTTGGGTTAACACTTTTAGCATGGGGGAACTCGATGGGTGACTTGATGTCAAATGTTGCATTGGCGGTTAATGGCGGTGAAGGCGTGCAGATTGCCATATCCGGTTGCTATGCGGGCCCGATGTTCAACACGCTTGCGGGTTTGGGGATTTGTATGCTGATTGGATCATGGTCAAATAGACCGGAGTCTTATAAAATGGGTGGTGATGTGGGGATGTTTTGTAATATTGGGTTTTTGGTGGTGGGGCTGGTTTGGTCGCTGGTGGTGTTGCCGAGAAATGGGATGCAGCCTAGCAAGTTGTTAGGGATAGGGCTTATGGGGATTTACGTGGTGTTTCTTGGAACTCGATTAGGGATGTCAATCGGTGATGGATCACTAGATAATACTGGCTGA
- the LOC111894228 gene encoding protein STRICTOSIDINE SYNTHASE-LIKE 4-like: MEYLLITLITIFVSVLAITLQVFFHSPISPDPLHLPPSPPFFTPNNHLQRVIKLGEGMLKQPEDVFIDQKGVLYTATRDGWIKRLHKNGTLENWKKIHNKHTLLGLIKTKSGDLIVCDTEEGLIKVSEDGEVTALATHLNGENVRFADDLAEASDGSLYFSVASTKFGLHNWHLDFLEAKPHGQLLRYDPSTKETTLVLDGLGFANGVAVSSDEDFLVVCESWKFRCLKYWLKEEKRGKVEIFIDNLPGSPDNIKVAPDGSFWVALLQLTSSRMKFVHSSKAIKHVLATFPKLFEQIRAVEKGSMVMNVGSDGRIIKMLDDPNGKVVSFVTSVLEFEGNLYLGSLKNDFIGKLPLETVL; the protein is encoded by the exons ATGGAGTACCTTCTTATTACACTAATCACCATTTTTGTTTCTGTACTTGCCATCACACTTCAAGTCTTCTTCCACTCTCCAATATCTCCAGACCCACTTCACTTACCTCCTTCACCACCCTTTTTCACCCCAAACAACCACTTACAG AGAGTGATCAAGCTCGGGGAAGGGATGCTGAAACAACCAGAAGATGTGTTTATAGACCAAAAAGGGGTCCTGTATACAGCTACCAGAGACGGGTGGATCAAAAGATTACATAAAAATGGAACTTTGGAGAACTGGAAGAAGATACACAACAAACATACTTTACTTGGTTTGATCAAAACAAAGAGTGGCGATCTAATCGTGTGCGATACTGAAGAG GGTTTGATTAAGGTTAGTGAAGATGGTGAAGTGACAGCTTTAGCAACTCATTTAAATGGTGAAAATGTAAGGTTTGCAGATGATTTGGCTGAAGCATCTGATGGAAGCTTATACTTCAGTGTTGCCAGCACTAAATTCGGGTTGCATAATTGGCACTTGGATTTTTTGGAGGCAAAACCACATGGACAGCTTCTTAGATATGACCCATCTACAAAGGAAACAACTTTAGTGCTTGATGGACTTGGATTTGCAAACGGGGTAGCTGTTTCTTCAGATGAAGACTTTTTGGTGGTGTGTGAATCATGGAA atttaGGTGTTTGAAGTACTGGCTAAAGGAGGAAAAGAGAGGGAAAGTTGAGATTTTTATTGACAATCTTCCTGGTTCACCCGACAATATCAAAGTAGCTCCTGATGGGTCATTTTGGGTGGCTTTACTTCAG TTGACTTCAAGCAGGATGAAATTTGTGCATTCTTCCAAAGCGATTAAACATGTTTTAGCAACATTCCCGAAGCTGTTTGAGCAAATTAGAGCAGTTGAGAAGGGTTCAATGGTGATGAATGTTGGGAGTGATGGGAGGATTATTAAGATGCTTGATGATCCGAATGGAAAAGTGGTGTCATTTGTCACTTCTGTCCTTGAGTTTGAGGGAAATCTTTACTTAGGAAGTTTGAAGAACGACTTCATAGGAAAGCTGCCCCTTGAAACTGTACTCTGA
- the LOC111894227 gene encoding ATP-dependent DNA helicase Q-like 3 isoform X2, whose amino-acid sequence MQFFIQTVVMKKALLPAKTISKEKQISGKEALTKLLRWHFGHLEYRGKQLEAIEAVLSGRDCFCLMPTGGGKSICYQIPALAKRGIVLVVSPLIALMENQVMALKEKGVAAEYLSSTQTSQVRNKIHEELESGNPSMRLLYVTPELIATTGFMLKLTKLHSRGLLNLIAVDEAHCISTWGHDFRPSYRKLASLRKRLPDVPLLALTATAVPKVQVDVIESLNMENPLVLKSSFNRPNIYYEVRFKDLLTDPYDDLTDLIKSCGDVCGIVYCLERTMCDDLASHLSKNGISCAAYHAGLNNKLRTSVLDDWISAKTQVVVATVAFGMGIDRKDVRIVCHYNIPKSMVSFYQESGRAGRDQQPSRSILYYGIDDRKKMQFILNNADNKKSQNGSPKKSVDEFNSMVEYCETSGCRRKKILDSFGEQVSTSVCKKTCDACKDPNLVMKNLEELKTMCSLRNRIGSSQIFMNSSSKSFGEVEFSEYWSRDDEAIPSEDDDISDDDDDGIDDVEGLTQTPLSSKSRLIEKMELLQRAEEKYYQNKSPKKLDKNVISDTTRESCKQRLINALKQTQQRLDNFLIDPETSSTFLENECYKKYGKTGKSFYLSQVASTVRWLSTANTTDLTSRLATTGQSPTSKKSTEVEPSCISNHAMKMNKKDDDANVTSGHPSSPSTNTYNDIKLPPIPSFSEFVNKKTNIDSNPSPLKRNRFH is encoded by the exons ATGCAATTTTTTATTCAAACAGTGGTAATGAAGAAAGCGCTACTGCCTGCGAAAACTATTAGCAAGGAGAAGCAAATTTCTGGGAAAGAAGCTCTAACGAAGCTCTTGAGATGGCATTTTGGGCATCTGGAGTATCGAGGAAAGCAGTTGGAAGCCATAGAAGCTGTCTTATCTG GAAGGGATTGTTTCTGTCTGATGCCAACTGGTGGTGGGAAGTCGATTTGTTATCAAATCCCTGCTCTAGCAAAACGGGGCATTGtgcttgttgtttctcctttaaTAG CCTTAATG GAAAACCAAGTTATGGCATTGAAGGAAAAAGGGGTAGCTGCTGAATATCTCTCATCAACTCAGACTTCACAAGTTAGGAATAAG ATTCATGAGGAGCTTGAATCTGGAAATCCATCAATGAGGTTACTCTATGTGACACCAGAATTGATTGCAACAACAGGATTTATGTTGAAGCTAACAAAACTTCATTCCAGAGGGTTGTTGAATCTGATAGCTGTAGATGAG GCACATTGCATTTCAACATGGGGCCATGATTTTAG GCCTAGCTACAGAAAGTTAGCTTCTTTGAGAAAACGCCTGCCAGATGTACCACTATTAGCATTGACAGCTACTGCTGTTCCCAA GGTTCAGGTGGATGTGATAGAGTCATTGAACATGGAAAATCCTCTAGTCCTTAAATCATCATTTAATCGACCAAATATATATTATGAAG TTCGATTTAAAGACCTTCTAACAGACCCTTATGATGATCTAACTGATCTAATTAAATCCTGTGGAGATGTTTGTGGGATTGTGTATTGCCTTGAACGTACAATGTGTGATGACTTGGCTTCTCATTTATCAAAAAATGGCATTTCTTGTGCTG CATACCATGCAGGGTTGAACAATAAATTACGGACTTCTGTTTTGGATGATTGGATTTCTGCCAAGACACAAGTCGTAGTGGCTACAGTGGCTTTTGGAATG GGAATTGATCGAAAGGATGTTAGGATTGTTTGTCATTACAATATTCCAAAGTCAATGGTGTCATTCTATCAAGAATCAGGTAGAGCTGGTCGTGATCAACAGCCTTCTAGAAGCATTTTGTACTATGGAATAGATGATCGCAAGAAAATG CAATTTATATTGAATAATGCGGATAACAAAAAGTCACAGAATGGGTCGCCAAAGAAGTCAGTTGATGAATTCAATTCA ATGGTTGAGTATTGTGAAACATCTGGTTGTCGTAGGAAAAAGATTCTTGATAGTTTCGGGGAACAG GTATCGACTTCAGTGTGTAAGAAAACATGTGATGCATGTAAAGATCCAAATTTAGTGATGAAGAACTTAGAGGAGCTTAAAACCATGTGTTCTCTTCGTAATAGAATCGGATCCTCACAGATATTTATGAATAG CTCCTCAAAGTCGTTTGGTGAAGTGGAATTCTCAGAATACTGGTCTCGTGATGACGAGGCAATTCCATCTGAAGATGATGATATctctgatgatgatgatg ATGGGATTGATGACGTTGAAGGCCTTACACAGACACCCTTATCATCAAAATCAAGACTTATTGAAAAAATGGAATTATTACAACGAGCAGAAGAGaaatattatcaaaataaaagtccAAAAAAACTCGACAAAAATGTCATAAGTGACACAACAAGGGAATCCTGCAAGCAAAGATTGATCAATGCATTAAAACAAACACAACAACGCCTCGACAACTTTCT GATAGACCCTGAAACATCTTCTACATTCTTGGAGAATGAATGCTACAAAAAATACGGGAAAACCGGGAAATCATTCTATTTATCACAGGTGGCAAGTACTGTGAGGTGGCTTTCAACAGCTAACACTACAGATTTGACTTCTAGGCTTGCCACCACCGGTCAAAGTCCAACTTCAAAAAAGTCAACGGAAGTAGAACCTTCCTGTATTTCAAATCATGCAATGAAGATGAACAAAAAAGATGATGATGCAAATGTTACATCAGGACACCCTTCAAGCCCTTCAACAAACACTTACAATGATATAAAGTTGCCACCAATCCCATCTTTCTCTGAATTTGTCAACAAAAAAACCAACATCGATAGCAATCCATCACCATTGAAAAGAAACAGATTTCACTAG